A section of the Anabaena cylindrica PCC 7122 genome encodes:
- a CDS encoding type II toxin-antitoxin system RelE/ParE family toxin translates to MSEIVWTETAISDLNRHYDFIALSNADAAARAIQAIVASGGTLQQNPRRGAIIDEIAGLRKLIVAFGKYGFIIHYVILEDEVIILRIYHGRENRPI, encoded by the coding sequence ATGTCTGAGATAGTTTGGACTGAAACTGCCATTAGTGACTTAAATCGTCATTATGATTTTATAGCACTTAGTAATGCTGACGCAGCAGCCCGCGCAATACAAGCAATTGTTGCTTCTGGTGGAACTCTACAACAAAATCCACGTCGCGGTGCGATTATAGATGAAATAGCAGGATTACGAAAGCTTATAGTTGCTTTTGGTAAGTACGGCTTTATAATCCACTACGTTATTCTTGAGGATGAGGTAATTATTTTACGTATATATCATGGACGAGAAAATAGACCTATTTAA
- a CDS encoding dynamin family protein, producing the protein MQKQYQGYQEITNSLKSTCKLINLDHQSKLYQDVIAISNHLANPNFQIAVFGPFNHGKSTLLNAMLGNRTLPIDLIPTTGAAITIKYGSDVRTRIMLVDGTEIYRSGTDILQKFAILDGNRQMRKDVASVEVFCPHPFLETGVEFVDLPGTNDREAQDNLVRDKLLGTDLVIQLLDARKLMTLGERENLRDWLLDRGIKTVIFVANFLNLLEPEEQKQVQNRLLFVAESFRSELPAGFSNLYRVDALPALRARLKGDVALANSSGLAAFETALQNIVGILQQNTGGVRLPRIEGITSQIQRLLVDKIYKLNSEIKIFDDKENAKNEIKQKAKNLIEQGFNTSVYELRNWLSLPNLLAKYQSDIAVALAENNLQSWQTRTLKKDLTELQLAVIKWLYQAYEFFKSERPEDLKIPFPNTPQITLPAKQNNTNDITDPGSIAVGGGIGWLLGGPVGAAVVGSISYLLNKNIQKAEENIAKESYHQQVAKICITEAENYLSSFSSQGLSILAEYEQKAVKVINFQVSQEPREISQKREDIKQLQHGFNQLLTELEKVNIKTKYQPYKETPKPANTQTPPQENSTKYTYTEKKVELPPQQVYTPPEPNTPQVKVETPRQQVYTPPPNPAETEAKFRAWELDQEIAQMKANMKSPGKQQQTNANQKAQNPPKTQVEKDKIARAYKILGLQPTASFAEVKQAYKTLVKKWHPDLFVNQPQMQKQVQEKIRLVNEAYNILAEL; encoded by the coding sequence ATGCAAAAACAATATCAAGGTTATCAAGAAATAACAAATTCTCTGAAATCTACCTGTAAATTAATAAATTTAGATCATCAATCTAAACTTTATCAAGATGTCATTGCAATTTCCAATCATCTCGCTAATCCTAATTTCCAGATTGCAGTATTTGGCCCCTTTAATCATGGTAAATCAACTTTGTTAAATGCAATGTTGGGAAATCGAACTTTACCAATTGATTTAATTCCCACCACAGGTGCAGCAATTACTATTAAATATGGTAGTGATGTCAGAACTCGGATTATGTTGGTAGATGGTACAGAAATCTACCGCAGTGGCACAGATATTTTACAAAAATTTGCGATTCTTGATGGTAATAGACAGATGCGAAAAGATGTTGCATCTGTTGAAGTTTTTTGTCCTCATCCTTTTTTAGAAACGGGTGTCGAATTTGTTGATTTACCGGGGACAAATGATAGAGAAGCGCAGGATAATTTAGTCCGAGATAAGTTATTAGGTACAGATTTAGTTATCCAATTATTAGATGCGCGTAAACTAATGACTTTAGGTGAACGGGAAAACCTACGTGATTGGTTATTAGATAGAGGAATTAAAACAGTTATTTTTGTGGCTAATTTCTTGAATTTACTAGAACCAGAAGAACAAAAACAAGTCCAAAATCGCTTGTTATTTGTAGCAGAAAGTTTTCGCTCAGAATTACCTGCCGGTTTTAGTAATTTATATCGAGTTGATGCTTTACCCGCTTTACGCGCTAGATTAAAAGGTGATGTTGCGCTTGCGAATAGTAGCGGTTTAGCAGCTTTTGAAACAGCTTTACAGAACATAGTCGGAATTTTACAGCAAAATACTGGTGGTGTCCGTTTACCAAGAATTGAGGGTATTACCTCGCAAATTCAACGTTTATTAGTTGATAAAATTTACAAACTTAACAGTGAAATTAAAATATTTGATGATAAAGAAAATGCTAAAAATGAAATTAAACAAAAAGCTAAAAATCTAATCGAACAAGGCTTTAATACTAGCGTTTATGAATTACGTAATTGGTTATCTTTACCAAATTTATTAGCTAAATACCAAAGTGATATTGCTGTTGCATTAGCAGAAAACAATTTGCAATCTTGGCAAACAAGAACTCTAAAAAAAGACTTAACCGAATTGCAATTAGCGGTGATAAAATGGCTGTATCAAGCTTATGAATTTTTCAAATCAGAAAGACCAGAAGATTTAAAAATACCATTTCCTAATACACCCCAAATAACTCTACCTGCAAAACAAAATAATACCAATGATATAACAGATCCTGGTTCTATAGCTGTAGGTGGTGGTATTGGTTGGCTATTGGGTGGACCTGTAGGTGCTGCGGTGGTTGGGAGTATTTCTTATTTATTAAATAAAAATATTCAAAAAGCTGAAGAGAATATAGCTAAAGAATCTTATCATCAACAAGTTGCTAAAATTTGTATAACTGAGGCTGAAAATTATTTATCTAGTTTTAGTAGTCAGGGTTTATCTATTTTAGCTGAATATGAACAAAAAGCTGTGAAAGTCATTAATTTTCAAGTTAGTCAAGAACCGCGAGAAATTAGTCAAAAACGTGAAGATATAAAACAATTACAACATGGATTTAATCAGTTATTGACAGAATTGGAGAAAGTAAATATTAAAACTAAATATCAACCTTATAAAGAAACTCCTAAACCTGCAAATACTCAAACACCACCTCAAGAAAATAGTACCAAGTATACATATACAGAAAAGAAAGTAGAACTACCCCCTCAACAGGTTTATACTCCACCTGAACCAAATACTCCTCAAGTCAAAGTGGAAACACCACGTCAGCAGGTTTATACACCTCCACCAAATCCCGCAGAAACAGAAGCTAAATTTCGCGCTTGGGAACTTGATCAAGAAATAGCGCAAATGAAAGCTAATATGAAATCTCCAGGGAAACAGCAACAAACAAATGCAAATCAAAAAGCACAAAATCCACCAAAGACACAAGTAGAGAAAGATAAAATTGCTCGTGCTTATAAAATTTTAGGGTTACAACCTACTGCTTCTTTCGCTGAAGTGAAACAAGCTTATAAGACATTGGTAAAAAAATGGCATCCTGATTTATTTGTGAATCAACCACAAATGCAAAAACAGGTACAAGAAAAGATTCGGTTGGTGAATGAAGCTTATAATATTTTAGCAGAATTATAA